In Heliangelus exortis chromosome Z, bHelExo1.hap1, whole genome shotgun sequence, a genomic segment contains:
- the LOC139789670 gene encoding uncharacterized protein: MANESQWCCPICYSNQEGIASLSPCRHQFCLGCAMRWTQQNQTCPLCRTETTSIRFSQRSDNDYLTINLLDAAEHSAEEHLEEEGLAGPGPRPLVGGFPPEAWADFFRSHPSNIRPLLPWLQEKFEVFFGDHFWMVNFMVSAVVVLLCSHGLDEERLFRDLQEWMPSVSETFVQEIINIVPHLCATGLLRHLAQQNPAASHSPTTSPAASPTPILCLSTSSSPTASPSSTSSSSPTTSPAACPSPTPSSSPTTTPATCPSPTTSPTASPAACSSPTDTKKGTLHSILASSSSPEGSDMEEEPNTSDPTLCWGPSCSPSVPIPAEQEQVQEEPEVAVAGPSGQGGSCSPSPCSQSKEHSTRGSQRPPKRRAPSPQNSAQPHKRLRCQQP, encoded by the coding sequence ATGGCCAATGAGAGCCAGTGGTGCTGCCCCATCTGCTACAGCAACCAGGAGGGCATCGCCTCCCTGTCACCCTGCAGGCACCAGTTTTGCCTGGGCTGTGCTATGCGCTGGACACAGCAGAATCAAACCTGCCCCCTCTGCAGGACAGAGACAACGTCCATCAGGTTCTCCCAGCGGTCAGACAATGATTATTTGACAATCAACCTCCTagatgctgcagagcacagtGCTGAAGAACACCTGGAAGAGGAAGGGTTGGCAGGGCCAGGTCCCAGGCCTCTGGTGGGTGGCTTCCCTCCTGAGGCCTGGGCAGACTTTTTCAGAAGTCACCCCAGTAACATCAGGcccctgctgccctggctgcaaGAGAAGTTTGAGGTGTTCTTTGGGGACCACTTTTGGATGGTGAATTTCATGGTGAGCGCCGTTGTGGTCTTACTGTGCTCCCATGGGCTGGATGAGGAGCGGTTGTTCCGGGACCTGCAGGAATGGATGCCATCAGTTTCAGAGACATTTGTGCAGGAGATCATCAACATCGTACCACACCTGTGTGCCACTGGGCTCCTCCGGCACCTAGCACAGCAAAATCCTGCAGCCAGCCACAGCCccaccaccagccctgcagccagccccaCCCCCATCCTTTGCCTCTCCACCAGTTCCAGCCCCACCGCCAGCCCCAGCTCCACTTCCAGTTCCAGCCccaccaccagccctgcagcctgccccagccccactcccagctccagccctaCCACGACCCCTGCaacctgccccagccccaccaccagccccactgccagccctgcagcctgctccagtCCCACAGACACCAAGAAGGGGACTCTCCATTCCATCCTggcctcctccagcagcccagaAGGCTCCGACATGGAAGAAGAGCCCAACACTTCAGATCCCACACTCTGCTggggtcccagctgctccccatctgtgcccatccctgcagagcaggagcaggtcCAGGAGGAGCCAGAGGTGGCAGTGGCAGGTCCCTCTGGACAGggtggcagctgcagcccctctccttGCAGCCAGAGCAAGGAACACTCAACCAGGGGGTCCCAGcgccccccaaagaggagagcccccagcccccaaaaCTCTGCTCAGCCCCACAAGAGGCTGCGCTGCCAGCAGCCCTAG
- the LOC139789772 gene encoding E3 ubiquitin-protein ligase Topors-like codes for MADERQWCCPICYSNQEGIASLSPCRHQFCLGCAMRWTQQNRRCPLCRAESTTIIFSQRSDDDYFSIDITDPTGLWAAQHQEEQGAEEPMHRAQTGGFPPEVWAEFFKRNPINIWYLQVWIQGELETIFEGEWWEEIELEGTIIFYLCLYGLDEQRLLQDLQVWLGNSTQTFVHALIEMASHLCGRDLRQYLAQQNAADSSSTTSSSDTCLITSSSPSTTTSPNPCSSPTISPAASPSHTASQRDIPDSISSPAGPDMGEHPSTSEPIRVWGGPSCPPSVPVPVDQEEPQEEPGVAVPGPSAQGCSHSPSTPSQGRDRSPRGPRRPPKRRAPSPQDSPQPRRRC; via the coding sequence ATGGCCGATGAGAGGCAGTGGTGCTGCCCCATCTGCTACAGCAACCAGGAGGGCATCGCCTCCCTGTCACCCTGCAGGCACCAGTTTTGCCTGGGCTGTGCAATGCGCTGGACACAGCAAAATCGAAGATGCCCCCTCTGCAGGGCAGAATCAACAACCATCATCTTCTCCCAGCGGTCGGACGATGATTATTTTAGCATTGACATCACAGATCCTACAGGGCTATGGGCTGCACAacatcaggaggagcagggggcgGAGGAGCCCATGCACAGGGCTCAGACAGGTGGCTTCCCTCCTGAGGTCTGGGCAGAATTTTTCAAGAGGAACCCAATTAATATCTGGTACCTGCAGGTGTGGATACAAGGGGAGCTCGAGACCATCTTTGAAGGTGAATGGTGGGAGGAGATTGAGCTGGAGGGAACTATAATATTCTACCTGTGCCTCTATGGGCTGGATGAGCAGCGGTTGTTGCAGGACCTGCAGGTCTGGCTGGGAAACAGCACACAGACATTTGTCCACGCGCTCATTGAAATGGCATCACACTTGTGTGGCCGTGATCTCCGCCAGTACCTGGCCCAGCAAAATGCTGCAGACAgctccagcaccaccagcagctctgacacCTGCCTCAtcaccagctccagccccagtaCCACCACCAGCCCCAACCCATGCTCCAGCCCCACCatcagccctgcagccagccccagccacaCGGCCTCCCAGAGGGACATTCCTGATTCCATCAGCAGCCCGGCAGGCCCCGACATGGGGGAACATCCCAGCACATCAGAGCCCATCAGAGTCTGGGGGGGTCCCAGCTGCCCCCCATCTGTGCCTGTCCCTGTGGATCAGGAAGAGCCCCAGGAGGAGCCAGGGGTGGCCGTTCCAGgtccctctgcccagggctgcagccacagcccctccactcccagccagggcagggaccGCTCACCCAGGGGGCCCCGGcgccccccaaagaggagggcccccagcccccaggacTCTCCCCAGCCCCGGCGCCGGTGCTAG
- the LOC139789892 gene encoding E3 ubiquitin-protein ligase Topors-like, protein MADESQWCCPICYGNQDGIASLSPCRHQFCLGCAIRWAEQNQRCPLCRADTTSIIFSQRSDDDYFSIDIMDPTGLWAAQHQEEQGAEEPMRRAQTGGFPPEVWAEFFKRNPINIWYLQVWIQGELETIFEGEWWEETELEGTIIFYLCLYGLDEERLLQDLQVWLGNSTQTFVHELIEMASHLCGRDLRQYLAQQNAADSSSTTSSSDTCLITSSSPSTTTSPNSCSSPTISPAASPSHTASQRDIPDSISSPAGPDMEEHPSTSEPIRVWGGPSCPPSVPVPVDQEEPQEEPGVAVPGPSAQGCSHSPSTPSQGRDRSPRGPRRPPKRRAPSPQDSPQPRRWC, encoded by the coding sequence ATGGCCGATGAGAGCCAGTGGTGCTGCCCCATCTGCTACGGCAACCAGGATGGCATCGCCTCCCTGTCACCCTGCAGACACCAGTTTTGCCTGGGCTGTGCAATACGTTGGGCAGAGCAGAATCAAAGATGCCCCCTCTGCAGGGCAGACACGACGTCCATCATCTTCTCCCAGCGGTCAGACGATGATTATTTTAGCATTGACATCATGGATCCTACAGGGCTATGGGCTGCACAacatcaggaggagcagggggcgGAGGAGCCCATGCGCAGGGCTCAGACAGGTGGCTTCCCTCCTGAGGTCTGGGCAGAATTTTTCAAGAGGAACCCAATTAATATCTGGTACCTGCAGGTGTGGATACAAGGGGAGCTCGAGACCATCTTTGAAGGTGAATGGTGGGAGGAGACTGAGCTGGAGGGAACTATTATATTCTACCTGTGCCTCTATGGGCTGGATGAGGAGCGGCTGTTGCAGGACCTGCAGGTCTGGCTGGGAAACAGCACACAGACGTTTGTCCACGAGCTCATTGAAATGGCATCGCACTTGTGTGGCCGTGATCTCCGCCAGTACCTGGCCCAGCAAAATGCTGCAGACAgctccagcaccaccagcagctctgacacCTGCCTCAtcaccagctccagccccagtaCCACCACCAGCCCCAACTCGTGCTCCAGCCCCACCatcagccctgcagccagccccagccacaCGGCCTCCCAGAGGGACATTCCTGACTCCATCAGCAGCCCGGCAGGCCCTGACATGGAGGAACATCCCAGCACATCAGAGCCCATCAGAGTCTGGGGGGGTCCCAGCTGCCCCCCATCTGTGCCTGTCCCTGTGGATCAGGAAGAGCCCCAGGAGGAGCCAGGGGTGGCCGTTCCAGgtccctctgcccagggctgcagccacagcccctccactcccagccagggcagggaccGCTCACCCAGGGGGCCCCGGcgccccccaaagaggagggcccccagcccccaggacTCTCCCCAGCCCCGGCGCTGGTGTTAG
- the LOC139789749 gene encoding uncharacterized protein, translated as MANESQWCCPICYGHEESIASLSPCRHQLCLGCALRWTQQNRRCPLCRTESTTIIFSQRSDNDCLTINLLDAAEHSAEEHLEEEGLAGLGPRPLVGGFPPEAWADFFRSHPSNIRPLLPWLQEKFEVFFGDHFWMVHFMVSAVVVLLCSHGLDEERLFQNLQEWMPSVSETFVHEIIDIVPHLCATGLLRHLAQQNPAASPSPTTSHAASPIPIIFLSTSSSPTASPSLTSSSSPTTSPAACPSPTPSSSTATSHAACSSLTTSPTSSPTACFSPTDAQKGTLHSILAYSSSPEGSDMEEEPNTSEPTLCWGPSCSPSVPIPAEQEQLQKEPEVAVAGPSGQGGSCSPSPCSQSKEHSTRVAQRPPKRRAPSPQNSAQPHKRLHCQRP; from the coding sequence ATGGCCAATGAGAGCCAGTGGTGCTGCCCCATCTGCTATGGCCATGAAGAGAGCATCGCCTCCCTGTCACCCTGCAGGCACCAGCTTTGCCTGGGCTGTGCACTGCGCTGGACACAGCAAAATCGAAGATGCCCCCTCTGCAGGACAGAATCAACAACCATCATATTCTCCCAGAGGTCAGACAATGATTGTTTGACAATCAACCTCCTagatgctgcagagcacagtGCTGAAGAACACCTGGAAGAGGAAGGGTTGGCAGGGCTAGGTCCCAGGCCTCTGGTGGGTGGCTTCCCTCCTGAGGCCTGGGCAGACTTTTTCAGAAGTCACCCCAGTAACATCAGGcccctgctgccctggctgcaaGAGAAGTTTGAGGTGTTCTTTGGGGACCACTTTTGGATGGTGCATTTCATGGTGAGCGCCGTCGTGGTCTTACTGTGCTCCCATGGGCTGGATGAGGAGCGGTTGTTCCAGAACCTGCAGGAATGGATGCCATCAGTTTCAGAGACATTTGTACACGAGATCATCGACATCGTACCACACCTGTGTGCCACTGGGCTCCTCCGGCACCTAGCACAGCAAAATcctgcagccagccccagccccaccaccagcCATGCAGCCAGCCCCATACCTATCATTTTCCTCTCCACCAGTTCCAGCCCCACCGCCAGCCCCAGCCTCACTTCCAGTTCCAGCCccaccaccagccctgcagcctgccccagccccactcccagctccagcacagccaccagccatgcagcctgctccagcctcACCACCAGCCCCACTTCCAGCCCCACTGCCTGCTTCAGTCCCACAGATGCCCAGAAGGGGACTCTCCATTCCATCCTGGCCTACTCCAGCAGCCCAGAAGGCTCCGACATGGAAGAAGAGCCCAACACGTCAGAACCCACACTCTGCTggggtcccagctgctccccatctgtgcccatccctgcagagcaggagcagctccagaagGAGCCAGAGGTGGCAGTGGCAGGTCCCTCTGGACAGggtggcagctgcagcccctctccttGCAGCCAGAGCAAGGAACACTCCACCAGGGTGGCCCAGCGCCCCCCAAAAAggagagcccccagcccccaaaaCTCTGCTCAGCCCCACAAGAGGCTGCACTGCCAGCGGCCTTAG